The following are encoded together in the Geobacter sulfurreducens PCA genome:
- a CDS encoding protein-glutamate methylesterase/protein-glutamine glutaminase, with protein sequence MRKIRVVVIDDSAYSRRAITKMLESMPEVEVIGYATDGEEGIRKIIDLKPDLVTLDLEMPRMDGFTLLRIVMEYSPTAVIVISSRSEDEKVFRALELGAVDFVAKPTKGVSEEILTIREDLHRKVRGVIHLNLAGIVRREREQERASVAAGRRTSGSAPYAKAAVRTESTAPRPAGRLEVVAIGASTGGPPALQRILCALPGAFPQAVVVSQHMPAGFTRTFAERLNRLSPLEICEAADGDEVRAGRVLIAPGGHNMVFERQGSEVRARIVKPGTDDRYVPSVDAMLLSCAEVFGPRTLGVVLTGMGNDGSKGVAAINRAGGQTLAEAEETAVVFGMPKEAIATGVVDKIVSLDRMSREIIQRCGLLSDVD encoded by the coding sequence ATGAGAAAGATCAGGGTCGTGGTCATCGACGATTCGGCCTACAGCCGCCGCGCCATCACCAAGATGCTCGAAAGCATGCCCGAGGTGGAGGTGATCGGGTATGCCACCGACGGCGAGGAGGGTATCCGCAAAATTATCGACTTGAAACCGGACCTGGTGACCCTCGATCTTGAGATGCCCAGGATGGACGGGTTCACCCTCCTGCGGATCGTGATGGAATACTCTCCCACCGCCGTCATCGTCATCAGTTCCAGGAGCGAGGACGAGAAGGTGTTCCGGGCGTTGGAACTGGGTGCAGTTGACTTTGTGGCAAAACCCACGAAGGGGGTGTCCGAGGAGATTCTCACCATCCGCGAGGACCTTCATCGCAAGGTGCGCGGCGTCATCCACCTGAACCTGGCGGGCATCGTTCGTCGCGAGCGGGAACAGGAGCGAGCTTCTGTCGCGGCCGGCCGCAGGACCTCCGGCTCCGCGCCGTATGCAAAAGCAGCCGTGCGAACCGAGAGTACCGCTCCCCGCCCCGCCGGGCGCCTGGAGGTGGTGGCCATCGGTGCTTCCACGGGAGGGCCGCCGGCACTTCAGCGGATACTCTGTGCTCTGCCGGGGGCGTTTCCCCAGGCGGTCGTGGTCTCTCAACACATGCCGGCGGGATTCACGCGGACATTTGCGGAGCGTCTGAACCGGCTGTCACCCCTTGAGATATGCGAGGCAGCGGACGGTGACGAGGTGCGGGCCGGGCGGGTGCTCATCGCCCCCGGCGGGCACAATATGGTCTTCGAGCGTCAGGGGAGCGAGGTGCGTGCCCGGATCGTGAAGCCGGGCACGGATGACCGCTACGTGCCGTCCGTGGATGCCATGCTCCTTTCCTGCGCCGAGGTCTTTGGTCCGCGTACGCTGGGCGTGGTGCTCACCGGTATGGGGAATGACGGCAGCAAAGGGGTCGCGGCCATCAATCGGGCAGGGGGGCAGACCTTGGCCGAAGCTGAAGAGACGGCGGTGGTCTTCGGTATGCCCAAGGAGGCCATTGCCACCGGGGTGGTTGACAAGATAGTGTCATTGGACCGCATGTCCCGCGAGATTATACAGCGGTGCGGTCTTCTCAGCGACGTCGATTGA
- a CDS encoding CheR family methyltransferase has protein sequence MFTFEPEIPMSDEEFRLIRDLIYSHCGLFFDSDSAYLLEKRLAKRVQLHQLSGFRDYYHFLRYNRKKDQELSDIMDVLTTNETYFFREAFQLKAFTQEIIPEIRDAKAKAGDRTLRIWSAGCSSGEEPYTIAMLLLEMGGFAGWHVEIIGTDISQRVIQQARKGVYGKSSFRVTDEGYVRRYFTEQDGMFRVNDRVRELVTISHLNLLDTNRIALLGRMDVIFCRNVIIYFDQAARKTVIDSFHRVLRDGGYLLLGHSESLMNISTAFALKHLKNDMVYQKPLPPGGRP, from the coding sequence ATGTTTACCTTCGAGCCCGAAATACCCATGTCAGATGAGGAGTTCCGCCTCATCCGGGACCTCATTTACAGCCACTGCGGTCTCTTCTTCGACAGCGACTCGGCCTATCTTCTGGAAAAGCGCCTGGCCAAGAGGGTGCAACTGCACCAGCTGTCGGGGTTCCGGGACTACTACCATTTCCTCCGCTACAACCGGAAGAAGGACCAGGAACTCTCGGACATCATGGATGTCCTCACCACCAACGAGACCTATTTCTTCCGCGAGGCGTTCCAGCTCAAAGCCTTCACCCAGGAGATAATCCCTGAAATCCGCGACGCCAAGGCCAAGGCCGGCGACCGGACGCTCCGGATCTGGAGCGCCGGCTGCTCCAGTGGCGAGGAGCCATACACCATTGCCATGCTTCTGCTGGAAATGGGTGGCTTTGCCGGCTGGCACGTGGAAATCATCGGAACCGACATCAGCCAGCGGGTGATTCAGCAGGCCCGCAAGGGGGTCTACGGCAAGTCATCGTTCCGGGTCACCGACGAGGGATATGTCCGCCGCTACTTCACCGAACAGGACGGCATGTTCCGGGTCAACGACAGGGTCCGCGAACTGGTCACCATCAGCCACCTCAACCTTCTCGATACCAACCGCATCGCGCTTCTGGGCCGCATGGACGTTATCTTCTGCCGCAACGTCATCATCTACTTCGACCAGGCCGCCCGCAAGACGGTGATTGATTCCTTCCACCGCGTCCTGCGGGACGGAGGCTACCTGTTGCTCGGCCATTCCGAATCGCTGATGAACATATCCACGGCGTTTGCCCTCAAGCACCTGAAGAACGACATGGTCTACCAGAAACCTCTCCCTCCGGGAGGCCGGCCATGA
- a CDS encoding HEAT repeat domain-containing protein, whose protein sequence is MAVLETVNADLQSTDEETRRRAVLDLAAVPLANAREPLFVAMGDVSWRVRKEAVSLLLGMCPDEGTIEGIIGLLSSVDNAGLRNSAVEVLEGLESRAVPALLTHLKDDDRDVRKFVVDILGTIGDRSSIPALIDALDDPDPNVSAAAAENLGKIGDLRAVAPLLAALGKNDVWFSYSILGALTRIGEPVPVNILTPHASDGILKRPVIECLGAVGDAEAVPLLVEGLGDRVRAVREAAACAIIRLRGRLAGAAAARCVDDALARLTGSAVVDGLLGSLDTTDQGVRDALIRVLGYIGDARAALPLLQGCRDERLRRLCLQGLRTMGERGMEALAAAYPAADDEEKSIIIQVWGELGFTGCADLLGAAMESTRPMMRKAAAVAAGKIGILSLMGSIAALLDDREHDVREGAINGLIRLAPAEPAGVRAIARKLADSPATGSRHDAVRLYASLGDADRLALLMKDEDPLVRRSAVSALADQHLPESVSNLVMALVDEDPDVRIAAASGLGEIGGGEAVEPLILSLDDEDPWVRCASLRSLGRIGGERSLDAIERLIDSADGVVMITALETLSEIEGDRAVRLVKRGLDSSDEEVVKVAIDLLANDGSDWVNAYRDRLLSHSHWDVRISFARAMTRLLGREAMPHLTVALQREQDELVRDELQTLLGGLR, encoded by the coding sequence GTGGCTGTTCTGGAAACCGTAAATGCCGACCTCCAATCGACCGACGAAGAGACAAGGCGTCGGGCCGTGCTCGACCTGGCGGCCGTTCCTCTTGCCAATGCCCGCGAACCGCTCTTCGTCGCCATGGGTGACGTCAGCTGGCGGGTGCGCAAAGAGGCAGTGTCTCTCCTGCTCGGCATGTGCCCGGATGAGGGAACCATCGAGGGGATCATCGGGCTGCTCTCGTCGGTGGACAATGCCGGTCTGCGCAATTCGGCCGTCGAGGTGCTCGAAGGGCTGGAGTCGAGGGCCGTGCCTGCGCTGCTCACTCACCTCAAGGATGACGACCGCGACGTCCGCAAGTTTGTGGTCGACATCCTTGGCACCATCGGCGACCGGTCAAGTATCCCCGCCCTGATCGACGCCCTTGACGACCCGGACCCCAACGTTTCGGCCGCTGCCGCGGAAAACCTCGGCAAGATCGGCGATCTGCGTGCTGTTGCGCCGCTGCTGGCCGCCCTCGGCAAGAACGATGTCTGGTTCAGCTACTCAATCCTCGGCGCCCTGACCCGCATCGGCGAACCGGTGCCGGTGAACATCCTTACCCCCCACGCGTCGGACGGTATTCTGAAGCGGCCGGTGATCGAGTGTCTCGGTGCCGTGGGCGATGCCGAAGCGGTACCGCTCCTGGTGGAAGGGCTCGGCGACCGTGTCCGTGCCGTGCGGGAGGCGGCTGCCTGCGCCATTATCCGTCTGCGGGGCCGTCTCGCCGGCGCCGCGGCGGCCAGGTGCGTTGATGATGCCTTGGCGCGGCTCACGGGCTCTGCCGTGGTCGATGGACTGCTCGGCTCACTGGATACCACGGATCAGGGGGTACGTGACGCGCTGATCCGGGTTCTCGGTTACATCGGCGATGCCCGCGCCGCCTTGCCCCTTCTGCAGGGATGTCGGGACGAACGGCTCAGAAGGCTCTGTCTCCAGGGATTGCGCACCATGGGCGAGCGGGGGATGGAGGCCCTGGCGGCCGCCTATCCTGCGGCGGACGACGAGGAAAAGTCGATCATCATCCAGGTTTGGGGTGAGCTCGGCTTCACCGGGTGTGCCGATCTCCTCGGTGCGGCCATGGAGAGCACCCGGCCCATGATGCGCAAGGCTGCTGCCGTGGCGGCGGGGAAGATCGGTATCTTGTCCCTGATGGGGTCCATCGCGGCCCTGCTTGATGACCGGGAGCACGATGTGCGCGAAGGGGCCATTAATGGCCTCATCCGCCTTGCCCCGGCCGAGCCGGCCGGAGTGAGGGCCATAGCCCGTAAACTCGCCGATTCGCCAGCCACCGGTTCGCGGCACGACGCGGTTCGGCTTTACGCTTCCCTGGGCGATGCGGACCGTCTGGCGCTCCTGATGAAGGATGAAGACCCCCTGGTGCGGCGCAGCGCCGTGTCGGCCCTGGCGGATCAGCATCTCCCAGAAAGCGTGTCCAATCTGGTGATGGCACTGGTGGACGAAGACCCGGACGTGAGGATCGCGGCAGCCTCGGGCCTCGGCGAGATCGGCGGGGGTGAGGCGGTGGAACCCCTGATCCTGTCCCTGGATGATGAGGATCCGTGGGTCCGGTGCGCCTCCCTGAGGAGCCTTGGCCGGATCGGCGGGGAGCGGTCACTTGACGCTATCGAGCGGCTGATCGATTCCGCCGATGGGGTGGTGATGATCACGGCCCTGGAGACGCTCTCCGAGATCGAGGGCGATCGGGCGGTGCGTCTGGTGAAGCGTGGGCTTGATAGCAGCGACGAAGAGGTGGTCAAGGTGGCGATCGATCTGCTGGCGAACGACGGCAGCGATTGGGTGAATGCCTATCGGGATCGCCTCCTGAGCCATTCCCACTGGGATGTCCGGATCAGTTTCGCCAGGGCCATGACCCGTCTTCTGGGCCGCGAGGCGATGCCGCACCTCACTGTCGCCCTCCAGCGAGAGCAGGATGAACTGGTGCGCGACGAACTCCAAACTCTGCTCGGCGGTCTGCGCTAA
- a CDS encoding response regulator: protein MADVIIAGCPVCQARYRLDGARIPDGGVTLRCSSCRTVFKVRGKASPRIPHQPSTTETVTRVLVAHENSVFRNTVRQALAGEPFEVLEAADGAGAYAIILERHPRVAILDAALPGMFAFEICEAVKGSPATADIKIILVASIYDKAKYKRAPESLHGADDYLEKHHIPDELPARVRRLLAGTTPETSPLRGGAPPREDGPTMVPGEQAPPGGDSGAQHCGDARNDEYGGDEPTLADEHHKARRLARLIVSDIALYNRDLVREGVRNGTFFELLAEDVAEGRSLYENRVPGDVRAGTSYLDDAFAEFIGTIRRELGL, encoded by the coding sequence ATGGCGGATGTGATCATCGCAGGGTGTCCTGTCTGCCAGGCGCGGTACCGGCTTGACGGAGCTCGGATCCCGGACGGGGGAGTAACATTGCGGTGCAGTTCGTGCCGCACCGTCTTCAAGGTGCGGGGAAAAGCCTCCCCGCGCATCCCGCACCAGCCGTCCACCACGGAGACCGTGACGCGGGTTCTCGTGGCCCATGAAAATTCGGTTTTCCGCAATACTGTCCGACAGGCTCTGGCCGGTGAACCGTTCGAGGTTCTTGAGGCGGCCGACGGTGCCGGCGCTTATGCGATAATCCTTGAGCGGCATCCCCGGGTGGCTATTCTCGATGCGGCGCTCCCCGGGATGTTCGCCTTCGAGATATGTGAAGCGGTAAAGGGTTCGCCAGCCACGGCGGACATCAAGATCATTCTCGTCGCCTCCATTTATGACAAGGCGAAGTACAAGCGTGCTCCCGAGTCGCTCCACGGAGCGGACGACTATCTGGAGAAGCACCATATTCCGGACGAATTGCCCGCCCGCGTCCGCCGGCTCCTGGCGGGCACGACGCCTGAAACGTCGCCGCTCCGCGGGGGAGCTCCTCCCCGGGAAGATGGCCCGACAATGGTTCCCGGAGAACAAGCGCCTCCCGGCGGGGACTCAGGGGCGCAACACTGCGGAGACGCCCGCAACGACGAATATGGCGGGGACGAACCGACACTCGCCGATGAGCATCATAAGGCCCGCCGGCTTGCCCGGCTCATTGTTTCGGATATCGCACTTTATAATCGCGACCTCGTGCGGGAAGGAGTCCGCAACGGCACCTTCTTCGAGCTGCTTGCCGAGGACGTGGCCGAAGGGCGCTCCCTCTACGAGAACAGAGTGCCCGGCGATGTCCGTGCCGGAACGTCATACCTGGATGATGCGTTCGCCGAGTTCATCGGCACGATCAGGAGAGAACTCGGCCTGTAA